A genome region from Armatimonadota bacterium includes the following:
- a CDS encoding TrpB-like pyridoxal phosphate-dependent enzyme, whose protein sequence is MPQTKFVLDERDLPKAWYNVLADLPVPLPPVLHPGTKQPIGPDDLAPIFPTEIILQEVSTEREIPIPEPVRDVYRLWRPTPLHRAYRLEQALQTPAHIYYKYEGVSPAGSHKPNTAVAQAFYNRQAGTRRLTTETGAGQWGSALALACRLFDLACTVYMVRVSYEQKPYRRVMMETWGAEVVPSPSQRTRAGRDVLERQSDSPGSLGIAISEAVEDAATHDDTKYAIGSVANHVLLHQTVIGLEARRQMELAGEGPDVVIGCVGGGSNFSGLAYPFLPDRFKGAKTRFVAVEPEACPSLTRGRYLYDFGDTAATTPLFKMYTLGHTFVPPGIHAGGLRYHGDAPSLCLLYDHGYIEAAAYPQRAVFEAAVQFARAEGIVPAPESAHAVRRVIDEAVEARERGERRVILFNLSGHGHFDLRAYEEFLAGRLEDFAYPQEAVEAAMAALAPLQP, encoded by the coding sequence ATGCCCCAGACCAAGTTCGTCCTGGACGAGCGCGACCTGCCGAAGGCCTGGTACAACGTCCTGGCCGACCTGCCCGTCCCGCTGCCGCCCGTTCTCCACCCGGGGACGAAGCAGCCCATCGGTCCCGACGACCTGGCTCCCATCTTCCCCACGGAGATCATCCTCCAGGAGGTCTCCACCGAGCGGGAGATCCCCATCCCCGAACCGGTGCGCGACGTCTACCGCCTGTGGCGCCCCACGCCGCTCCACCGCGCCTACCGGCTGGAGCAGGCCCTCCAGACGCCCGCGCACATCTACTACAAGTACGAAGGCGTGAGCCCGGCCGGCAGCCACAAGCCCAACACCGCCGTGGCCCAGGCCTTCTACAATAGACAGGCGGGGACCCGACGCCTGACCACGGAGACGGGGGCCGGGCAGTGGGGCTCGGCGCTGGCCCTGGCCTGCCGGCTCTTCGACCTGGCGTGCACCGTGTATATGGTGCGGGTCTCGTACGAGCAGAAGCCCTACCGCCGCGTGATGATGGAGACCTGGGGCGCCGAGGTGGTGCCGAGCCCCAGCCAGCGGACGCGGGCGGGGCGGGACGTCCTGGAGCGCCAGTCCGACTCGCCGGGCAGCCTCGGCATCGCCATCAGCGAGGCGGTGGAGGACGCCGCTACCCACGACGACACCAAGTACGCCATCGGCAGCGTGGCCAACCATGTCCTCCTCCACCAGACGGTGATCGGGCTGGAGGCCCGCCGGCAGATGGAGCTGGCCGGGGAAGGGCCGGATGTGGTCATCGGGTGCGTGGGCGGGGGGAGTAACTTCTCCGGCCTGGCCTACCCTTTCCTGCCCGACCGTTTCAAGGGGGCGAAGACGCGCTTCGTGGCGGTGGAGCCCGAGGCCTGTCCTTCCCTCACCCGCGGGCGCTACCTCTACGACTTTGGCGACACCGCCGCCACCACTCCGCTCTTCAAGATGTACACGCTCGGCCACACCTTCGTGCCGCCCGGGATCCACGCCGGCGGGCTGCGCTACCACGGCGACGCGCCGTCGCTGTGCCTGCTCTACGACCACGGGTACATCGAGGCGGCGGCGTACCCGCAGCGGGCCGTCTTCGAGGCGGCGGTGCAGTTCGCCCGGGCCGAGGGGATCGTGCCGGCACCGGAGTCGGCGCACGCCGTCCGCCGGGTCATCGACGAGGCGGTGGAGGCGCGCGAGCGCGGCGAGCGGCGGGTGATCCTCTTCAACCTGAGCGGGCACGGGCACTTCGACCTGCGCGCCTACGAGGAGTTCCTGGCCGGCCGGCTGGAGGACTTCGCCTACCCGCAGGAGGCGGTGGAGGCGGCGATGGCCGCCCTGGCGCCTCTGCAGCCCTGA
- a CDS encoding VOC family protein, producing MRRRISEVARFTRQPDAVAAFYAALLEHPIPASGQGAYHFSVDGVTLLVHPVGDGPPAPGWPADVDHIALEVDDLEAECERLRTAGYAVLGPARFPWGRSAYLYDPDGRMVELHAPIEPPSKPADA from the coding sequence ATGAGGCGCCGCATCAGCGAGGTGGCCCGGTTCACGAGGCAACCGGACGCTGTGGCCGCGTTCTACGCCGCCCTGCTGGAGCACCCGATCCCGGCCTCGGGTCAGGGTGCCTACCACTTCTCGGTGGACGGAGTCACGCTGCTCGTCCACCCGGTCGGCGATGGGCCCCCCGCCCCCGGCTGGCCTGCGGACGTGGACCACATCGCCCTCGAGGTGGACGACCTGGAGGCGGAGTGCGAGCGCCTGCGGACCGCCGGCTACGCGGTCCTGGGACCAGCGCGGTTTCCCTGGGGGCGCTCGGCCTACCTCTACGACCCCGACGGCCGCATGGTCGAGCTGCACGCCCCCATCGAACCCCCATCGAAGCCGGCTGACGCCTAG
- a CDS encoding NAD/NADP octopine/nopaline dehydrogenase family protein: MERIDVAVLGAGNGGVAAAADLGLRGFRVALCNRSPERLLPFQRLGGVEVTGAPGEATVPVGRITTEVAEAVRGAEVVMLTVPAPGQSFYVDQLAHCLEPGQLVVLNASNTGSALHVARRLADRGAPPVPVVEFNTLTYICRMVSPTRVNITGPARTVAAGVLPARLREDACRRLARYYPQLQPVPTVLVTSLSNFNAVLHPAGMVLNTGWVEHTAGQFYYYYEGTTPGVARAIEALDRDRQAIARAYGVETPSFLEFFYRAGFTSRRAWEAGSVFEALRDSVPNRYIKAPPNLEGRYIEEDVGYGLVPMAAFAQAAAVSVPTVDALIHLASVVTGVDYRAVGLHAGRLGIAGATRAEVERLAANGPWEGFPR; the protein is encoded by the coding sequence GTGGAGCGGATCGACGTGGCGGTGCTGGGGGCGGGCAACGGCGGCGTGGCCGCAGCGGCGGACCTGGGGCTGCGCGGCTTCCGCGTGGCGCTGTGCAACCGGAGTCCCGAGCGGCTCCTGCCCTTCCAGCGCCTGGGCGGTGTGGAGGTCACAGGAGCGCCGGGCGAGGCCACCGTACCCGTGGGGCGCATCACCACCGAGGTGGCCGAGGCGGTACGCGGGGCGGAGGTCGTCATGCTCACCGTGCCCGCACCGGGTCAGAGCTTCTACGTCGACCAGCTGGCGCACTGCCTGGAGCCCGGCCAGCTGGTGGTCCTCAACGCCAGCAACACCGGCAGCGCCCTGCACGTCGCCCGGCGGCTCGCCGACCGCGGTGCTCCTCCGGTGCCCGTCGTCGAGTTCAACACGCTAACCTACATCTGCCGCATGGTCTCGCCGACCAGGGTGAACATCACCGGGCCCGCCCGCACCGTCGCCGCCGGCGTCCTGCCCGCGCGCCTCAGGGAGGATGCCTGCCGGCGGCTGGCGCGCTACTACCCGCAGCTCCAGCCCGTCCCCACGGTGCTGGTCACCTCGCTGTCCAACTTCAACGCGGTCCTCCACCCGGCGGGCATGGTGCTGAACACCGGGTGGGTCGAGCACACCGCCGGGCAGTTCTACTACTACTACGAGGGGACCACCCCGGGGGTGGCCCGGGCCATCGAGGCCCTGGACCGGGACCGCCAGGCGATCGCCCGGGCCTACGGTGTCGAGACGCCTTCCTTCCTGGAGTTCTTCTACCGGGCCGGCTTCACGTCGCGCCGCGCCTGGGAGGCCGGGTCGGTCTTCGAAGCGCTGCGCGACAGCGTCCCGAACAGGTACATCAAGGCCCCGCCCAACCTAGAGGGGCGGTACATCGAGGAGGACGTGGGCTACGGCCTGGTCCCCATGGCCGCCTTCGCGCAGGCCGCGGCCGTGTCGGTGCCCACGGTGGACGCGCTCATCCACCTGGCCTCCGTGGTCACCGGCGTGGACTACCGGGCCGTCGGGCTCCATGCGGGCCGTCTGGGCATCGCCGGGGCGACGCGGGCGGAGGTGGAACGACTGGCGGCAAACGGCCCCTGGGAGGGTTTTCCGCGGTGA